A portion of the Chloroflexota bacterium genome contains these proteins:
- a CDS encoding FtsQ-type POTRA domain-containing protein, producing MKTTGERSQKNSRRRKAGTKPGMRRYRAASSQPLSLRGRERLRRSNVTALRAVAGLLLLGMVTLLVFLFADNSFFVQAREIQGIRFTNEQAIYEQTEILNYNVFWIDAREVEERIEGLPHVKHATVKPQLPNKVLIDVLEREPEVLWHVYGQNAWVDGEGVMMPAISQLPTLPVVQDRDGSSIGRTGRIDPQLVAGIRELTQLLPGIVEFAYDERHGLHFQANNGTIVYLGRPSGLPSRVKELAAIQDTLLSQGLRASEIDLRYDGGHFYKLGQSTYSQ from the coding sequence ATGAAAACCACCGGTGAACGCAGCCAAAAGAACAGCCGGCGTCGGAAGGCAGGCACCAAGCCTGGCATGCGACGCTATCGTGCCGCATCCAGTCAACCGCTTTCTCTGCGCGGCCGTGAAAGGCTTCGTCGTTCCAATGTGACAGCGCTACGGGCTGTCGCGGGTCTTCTGCTGCTGGGCATGGTAACGTTGCTTGTATTCCTCTTCGCGGACAACAGTTTTTTTGTCCAGGCCAGGGAAATACAGGGGATCCGGTTTACCAACGAGCAAGCCATTTACGAACAGACGGAGATTCTGAACTACAACGTTTTTTGGATCGATGCTCGTGAGGTCGAAGAGCGAATTGAGGGATTGCCCCACGTCAAACATGCGACGGTTAAACCGCAACTGCCCAACAAAGTTTTGATCGACGTGCTGGAGCGCGAACCGGAAGTCCTCTGGCATGTTTATGGGCAAAACGCCTGGGTTGACGGCGAAGGGGTCATGATGCCGGCGATCTCGCAATTGCCTACGCTGCCTGTTGTTCAGGACAGGGATGGCAGCAGTATAGGCAGGACAGGCCGGATTGATCCACAGCTTGTGGCTGGCATTCGGGAACTTACGCAACTGCTGCCGGGCATTGTCGAGTTCGCCTACGATGAACGGCACGGGCTTCATTTTCAGGCCAACAATGGCACGATCGTTTATCTGGGAAGACCCAGTGGATTGCCTTCCCGGGTGAAGGAACTGGCTGCTATTCAGGATACCCTCTTGAGCCAAGGGCTGAGGGCAAGCGAAATCGATCTTCGCTACGATGGCGGGCATTTTTACAAGCTGGGTCAATCCACCTACAGCCAATAG
- the murC gene encoding UDP-N-acetylmuramate--L-alanine ligase, with protein MTEWATDVTRADLLDQKTAPSTHIHLVGVGGAGMSAIARILVERGFQVSGSDLNRSAMSDELAELGATVFLGHRASQVSGANLVLISSAIPEDNEESLAARDAGIPVVKRREFLGPLMTGYRQLCVAGTHGKTTTSAMLATLLDGIGAEPSFIVGSQILALGTAARSGRPGGPFVVEADEYDRMFLGLSPEVALVTNIEWDHIDCYPKTEDYQAAFVEFVGQVSPDGVIVYCGDDAGAGELRSVIDSADHRWISYGLGQDNDWRARRLAPNATGGSDFEVWQGGSRLGTWSLPLPGEHNVRNVLGSVAAAAVAGYNVFTEPYKNLKISTKMAGTARRLEQKGKSCGIIVLDDYAHHPTEVRATLSAVRQRFPRRDVWVLFQPHTFSRTRAMLTDFYKSFENADHVLITDIYAAREHDTMGVSASDLVTALRPAVDARYAGDLGKATGLFLEELREGDVLITMGAGDVTRVGDQVLSLLREREQHSVEDGSVQKHVALSTEIARATGLAVRHDEPLAAHTTMRIGGPAELFVVAGSSEQLLAITRLATEVGVPHLILGGGSNILVSDAGVRGLVILNASREVRRHEGNVVWAESGVNLAGLARQAMRWGLAGLEWGVSVPGTIGGAVVGNAGAHGGAIADCLLRAMVWQNGTLVEWPLARFQYGYRYSRLKEAIGTGDGDFVVLSAAFELTPDDPDAINARAAEYLAHRRATQPVEPSSGSLFQNPPGDFAGRILESLGLKGRRLGNAGFSEVHANFVVNYGGASAADVIGLIDLAREAAWQDMGVELVPEILFVGDWSRQPSYQELSLSVEQVNQS; from the coding sequence ATGACGGAATGGGCAACAGACGTGACGCGGGCTGATCTTCTGGATCAGAAAACTGCGCCATCGACCCACATTCATCTTGTTGGTGTGGGCGGTGCCGGCATGTCAGCAATCGCCCGCATCCTTGTGGAGCGTGGATTCCAGGTCTCTGGTTCCGATCTGAATCGCTCTGCGATGAGCGATGAGTTGGCCGAGTTGGGCGCGACGGTATTCCTTGGTCACCGGGCCAGCCAGGTGTCGGGAGCCAACCTGGTGCTGATCTCGTCGGCAATACCTGAGGACAACGAGGAATCTCTGGCCGCCCGAGACGCAGGCATTCCGGTCGTGAAGCGCCGGGAGTTTCTTGGACCATTGATGACAGGGTATCGCCAGCTCTGTGTGGCTGGCACCCATGGAAAAACCACCACCAGTGCCATGCTTGCGACTCTGCTTGATGGCATCGGTGCGGAACCGAGTTTCATCGTCGGCAGCCAGATTCTTGCGTTGGGCACCGCCGCCAGGTCTGGCCGGCCAGGCGGCCCCTTCGTCGTCGAAGCTGATGAGTACGACCGGATGTTTCTGGGATTGTCCCCTGAGGTTGCACTGGTGACCAACATTGAATGGGACCACATTGATTGCTATCCGAAAACCGAGGATTATCAGGCTGCATTTGTCGAATTTGTCGGGCAGGTGTCGCCTGATGGGGTGATCGTTTATTGTGGTGACGATGCCGGGGCTGGCGAACTCCGGTCGGTGATCGACTCCGCCGATCACCGGTGGATATCCTATGGCCTGGGCCAGGACAACGACTGGCGTGCCCGAAGACTCGCGCCCAACGCTACGGGCGGGTCTGATTTCGAGGTCTGGCAGGGTGGCTCCCGTCTGGGTACCTGGTCCTTGCCATTGCCAGGTGAACACAATGTTAGAAACGTTCTGGGTTCCGTTGCTGCCGCGGCCGTTGCAGGTTACAACGTTTTCACTGAACCTTACAAAAACCTTAAAATTTCGACAAAAATGGCCGGAACAGCCCGCAGGTTGGAGCAAAAAGGCAAAAGTTGTGGTATAATCGTGCTTGACGACTACGCGCACCACCCTACTGAGGTGCGAGCAACGCTGAGTGCGGTACGGCAGCGCTTTCCCCGCCGTGACGTTTGGGTTCTCTTCCAGCCCCATACTTTTAGCCGCACTCGGGCTATGCTAACCGATTTTTACAAGAGCTTTGAAAACGCTGATCATGTGCTCATCACTGATATCTACGCCGCCCGCGAGCACGATACAATGGGCGTTTCGGCGTCAGATCTGGTAACTGCGCTACGCCCTGCTGTCGACGCGCGTTACGCCGGCGATCTGGGCAAGGCCACAGGGCTGTTTTTGGAGGAATTGCGGGAAGGAGATGTCCTTATCACGATGGGAGCGGGCGATGTCACCCGGGTAGGTGATCAAGTTCTTTCCCTCTTGCGAGAACGAGAGCAACATTCGGTTGAAGATGGTTCGGTTCAGAAGCACGTGGCGCTTTCCACTGAAATTGCCCGGGCAACGGGTCTTGCCGTGCGCCACGACGAGCCGCTTGCGGCACATACCACGATGCGAATTGGCGGTCCCGCGGAGCTGTTTGTGGTTGCAGGATCATCGGAGCAACTGCTGGCAATCACGCGGCTGGCCACGGAGGTCGGCGTTCCCCATCTCATTCTGGGTGGTGGCAGCAACATCCTTGTAAGCGATGCTGGTGTCCGGGGGTTGGTGATTTTGAACGCCTCCCGGGAGGTGCGCCGCCATGAAGGGAATGTTGTCTGGGCTGAATCGGGTGTGAACCTCGCCGGATTGGCGCGTCAAGCCATGCGGTGGGGATTGGCCGGACTGGAGTGGGGAGTTAGTGTTCCTGGTACGATCGGTGGCGCGGTGGTGGGCAATGCCGGTGCTCACGGTGGCGCCATCGCCGACTGCTTGCTCCGGGCGATGGTGTGGCAAAACGGAACTCTGGTGGAGTGGCCTCTGGCCCGTTTTCAGTACGGGTACAGGTATAGCAGATTGAAAGAGGCCATTGGAACCGGAGACGGCGATTTCGTCGTGCTTTCCGCGGCATTTGAATTGACACCCGATGATCCCGATGCGATCAATGCCCGGGCGGCCGAATACCTGGCACACCGGCGCGCAACGCAGCCCGTTGAGCCCAGTAGCGGCTCCCTTTTCCAAAACCCACCCGGTGACTTTGCCGGGAGGATTCTCGAATCTCTCGGGTTGAAGGGTCGCCGTTTGGGCAACGCTGGGTTCTCAGAGGTGCACGCTAATTTCGTAGTCAACTATGGCGGAGCCAGCGCAGCGGATGTCATCGGGTTGATCGATCTGGCTCGGGAGGCTGCCTGGCAGGATATGGGTGTGGAACTGGTGCCCGAGATTCTCTTCGTTGGCGATTGGTCCCGGCAGCCCTCTTATCAGGAGCTTTCATTATCGGTTGAGCAAGTGAATCAATCATGA
- a CDS encoding D-alanine--D-alanine ligase family protein, with product MSQGKQRVGIVFGGRSGEHEVSLQSAQSVMEAIDTARFEVVPIAIDKQGHWLVGEASRRFLATTMPANSDAGDRAVVSSAEVQTGLVPKAESLRDIDVVFPVLHGPLGEDGTVQGLFELADLPYVGCGVAASAVAMDKALCKDIFAARGFLQAAFLVVKRRDWRDDPRLVMETIENRLGFPVFVKPANLGSSVGINKASERANLASAIEDAARYDRKLVVEKVVPAARELEVSVLGNDAPIASLPGEVVPCHEFYDYAAKYIEPDSELIIPAPISDDLTVHIRQLAIDAFQAIDGAGMARVDFLLDGETGDLYLNEVNTIPGFTGISMYPKLWQASGLPYPELIDRLIDLALERYADKSSSETSYRPKG from the coding sequence ATGAGCCAGGGCAAACAACGAGTAGGCATTGTATTTGGAGGTCGATCGGGCGAACATGAGGTTAGTTTGCAGTCGGCACAATCGGTAATGGAGGCCATCGACACGGCCCGTTTTGAGGTGGTCCCAATTGCAATCGACAAACAAGGCCACTGGCTGGTTGGTGAAGCCTCTCGCCGGTTCCTGGCAACTACAATGCCGGCAAACAGTGATGCCGGAGATCGTGCGGTGGTTTCCTCCGCTGAAGTTCAAACCGGTCTGGTGCCGAAGGCCGAGTCGTTGCGAGATATTGATGTCGTTTTCCCTGTGCTTCATGGCCCGTTAGGGGAGGATGGCACCGTTCAAGGTTTATTCGAGTTGGCAGATCTTCCCTACGTGGGTTGTGGTGTTGCAGCATCGGCCGTGGCAATGGACAAAGCGTTGTGCAAGGATATCTTCGCTGCGCGAGGCTTTCTTCAGGCTGCTTTCCTGGTCGTCAAGCGTCGGGATTGGCGTGATGATCCGCGGCTCGTGATGGAGACCATCGAGAACCGCCTGGGCTTTCCCGTGTTTGTGAAGCCAGCGAATCTTGGTTCAAGCGTTGGCATCAACAAGGCTTCCGAACGGGCGAATCTGGCAAGCGCCATCGAAGATGCCGCTCGATACGATCGCAAGCTGGTCGTTGAAAAGGTTGTGCCCGCAGCGCGCGAACTCGAGGTAAGTGTACTTGGTAACGACGCCCCGATTGCATCACTGCCGGGTGAGGTCGTGCCGTGCCATGAGTTCTATGATTACGCTGCCAAGTACATTGAACCCGACTCTGAGTTGATCATTCCGGCGCCTATTTCCGATGATCTCACGGTCCATATCCGGCAACTTGCGATCGACGCATTCCAGGCTATTGATGGTGCCGGAATGGCGCGTGTCGACTTCCTTCTGGACGGTGAGACGGGTGACCTGTATCTGAACGAGGTTAACACCATTCCGGGGTTTACCGGTATCAGCATGTATCCCAAGCTGTGGCAGGCCAGTGGGTTACCTTATCCAGAACTGATCGACCGGTTGATCGACCTGGCATTGGAACGATACGCCGATAAAAGCAGCTCAGAAACATCCTACCGGCCCAAAGGTTGA
- a CDS encoding putative peptidoglycan glycosyltransferase FtsW, producing the protein MATLSKKPSKSRQKRNTISGTEIARYDFVLMGVVAILVGLGLVMIFSASFEEANRTWGKSTWYFLRQLQWLAVGGVAMVILALIDYRILHHFALLIMIVTLGVLIAVLLFGVDNLGARRHLIGTSVQPSEVAKLTITIYIAYWLSSKGDRIKKVSLGLLPFAILLGLVSLLIILQPDLGTTMVIVVTGLIMYFVAGADGKQVIATIVIATITMVLAVTQIGYAQNRVDEFLAAIKNPGGEGGYQVSAALEAFARGRWFGTGLGDGAKDVPLPFTDSIFAVVGEELGLVGTLLVVGLFMALAYRGLRIALRSQDRFGMVLGCGITGWLAIQAFFNMAVNTATLPFSGLTLPFISYGGSSLLACLAGVGLLLSISRYGTLAETSKKPARRDDSQTDAVNASAGIGRWDWWPRLSNFGRSGRPKKRAKGTARSRRAGATTSYVVKAASFGRAGKLGGRVTRTKRTIARRTGTSKRKRAANARAVKRIPRRR; encoded by the coding sequence ATGGCGACATTATCGAAGAAACCGTCGAAGTCACGTCAAAAACGTAATACTATCTCAGGAACCGAAATTGCCCGCTACGATTTCGTGTTGATGGGCGTGGTAGCCATATTGGTCGGACTGGGCCTGGTCATGATCTTCAGTGCCAGTTTTGAGGAAGCCAACCGCACCTGGGGGAAATCAACCTGGTACTTTCTCCGACAGCTCCAATGGCTGGCCGTCGGCGGTGTTGCGATGGTCATCCTGGCCCTGATCGACTATCGAATCCTGCACCATTTCGCGCTGCTGATCATGATCGTTACTCTGGGTGTTCTGATCGCCGTGCTGCTTTTTGGCGTGGATAATCTGGGTGCCCGACGGCACCTGATTGGCACATCTGTCCAGCCCAGCGAGGTCGCCAAGCTGACGATTACGATCTACATCGCCTATTGGCTGAGTTCCAAGGGCGACCGGATAAAGAAGGTGTCTCTCGGATTGCTGCCGTTCGCGATCTTGCTGGGGCTCGTGTCGTTGCTTATTATCCTGCAACCAGACCTGGGAACCACCATGGTAATCGTGGTCACAGGATTGATCATGTATTTCGTGGCCGGCGCTGATGGCAAGCAGGTCATCGCTACTATTGTAATCGCAACGATAACCATGGTACTTGCCGTAACGCAGATCGGCTATGCCCAGAATCGCGTCGACGAATTCCTGGCCGCGATCAAAAACCCCGGAGGCGAGGGAGGGTATCAGGTGTCAGCTGCCCTGGAGGCATTTGCCAGAGGCAGATGGTTTGGGACGGGGCTGGGCGACGGCGCCAAGGATGTCCCCTTGCCCTTCACCGATAGCATATTCGCCGTCGTCGGCGAGGAACTGGGCCTCGTGGGTACCCTCCTGGTGGTAGGGCTGTTCATGGCTCTGGCCTATCGCGGCCTGCGAATCGCACTTCGTTCCCAGGATAGGTTTGGAATGGTGCTTGGCTGTGGCATCACAGGCTGGTTGGCTATTCAGGCGTTCTTCAACATGGCAGTCAATACGGCAACATTGCCGTTCAGCGGTTTGACGCTGCCTTTCATCAGTTATGGAGGATCCTCCCTGCTGGCATGCCTGGCCGGGGTGGGTCTGTTATTGAGTATTTCAAGATATGGAACACTTGCAGAGACCTCAAAGAAACCTGCCCGGCGAGATGACAGCCAAACCGATGCGGTCAATGCGTCTGCTGGTATCGGGCGGTGGGACTGGTGGCCACGTCTATCCAATTTTGGCCGTTCTGGACGCCCTAAAAAACGGGCAAAGGGAACGGCACGATCAAGACGGGCAGGCGCTACCACCAGCTACGTCGTCAAGGCAGCCAGTTTCGGCCGAGCCGGAAAGCTCGGCGGGCGCGTTACCAGGACAAAAAGGACCATCGCTCGTCGCACCGGCACAAGCAAGCGAAAGCGCGCTGCCAATGCCAGAGCAGTCAAGAGAATCCCGCGACGACGGTGA
- the murD gene encoding UDP-N-acetylmuramoyl-L-alanine--D-glutamate ligase, which produces MESFAGKRVVILGLARQGTALATFFHSRGAQVTISDLASPDQLAEPLAALAGTDVRLVLGDHPPSLLNGCHMLCLSGGVPPQISLVRAARRQGIRLSNDALLTIAGSPAPTVGITGSSGKTTTTTLVGLMLEASGLKAPVDGRRHSGPGAHRAHVWVGGNIGIPLIDRLDQAERNDILVLELSSFQLELFDEMAGGSSLSPHIATVLNVTPNHLDRHPSMANYTACKANILRWQHADDVAVLGSDNEITGRWLRELQVTIEAGQGQQALNFAIEGQIVGFGFQRNASDGCWLDGEQLMWQYQGQEHPVVDVTDIGLPGRHNVLNVMAACATAGAAGASSEAMRKVARTFAGVPHRLELVREANGVVWINDSIATTPERAAAALHSFDQPIILLAGGRDKKLSWTGFSSLVLQKVKHLILFGEAAGLIWESVVHARPEPDIEIVRCENLADAVEEAARVARPGDLVLLSPGGTSYDAYRDFEARGNHYRRLVAAL; this is translated from the coding sequence ATGGAGTCTTTCGCCGGCAAGCGGGTCGTCATTCTGGGTCTGGCCCGTCAGGGAACCGCACTGGCAACGTTCTTTCACAGCCGCGGTGCCCAAGTGACGATCAGCGATCTTGCCTCGCCCGACCAGTTGGCTGAACCGCTGGCAGCCCTGGCCGGAACCGATGTGCGCCTGGTTTTGGGCGATCATCCGCCCTCCCTTTTGAACGGCTGCCACATGCTCTGTCTCAGCGGCGGCGTGCCACCTCAGATATCATTGGTTCGGGCGGCGCGCCGGCAGGGCATTCGGCTCAGTAACGATGCTCTGTTGACAATTGCCGGGAGTCCGGCGCCAACCGTTGGCATTACCGGCTCAAGTGGCAAAACGACAACGACGACTCTGGTGGGTCTTATGCTGGAAGCCAGTGGTTTGAAGGCTCCCGTTGATGGTCGTCGGCACAGCGGGCCAGGTGCCCACCGGGCCCATGTATGGGTGGGCGGTAACATCGGAATCCCGCTGATCGACCGGCTGGATCAGGCGGAGCGAAACGATATTCTCGTGTTGGAACTATCCAGCTTTCAACTGGAGCTATTTGACGAGATGGCAGGCGGAAGTTCATTGAGCCCCCACATTGCGACGGTCTTGAACGTGACACCAAATCACCTGGATCGACACCCGTCGATGGCCAATTATACAGCCTGTAAGGCCAATATTCTTCGCTGGCAGCACGCAGATGATGTTGCGGTGTTGGGCAGCGACAATGAAATTACAGGAAGGTGGCTACGGGAATTGCAGGTGACCATCGAGGCCGGCCAGGGGCAGCAGGCCCTGAACTTTGCCATCGAGGGTCAAATCGTGGGCTTCGGCTTCCAGCGCAACGCATCCGACGGCTGCTGGCTGGACGGAGAACAGTTGATGTGGCAGTACCAGGGGCAGGAGCATCCTGTCGTTGATGTAACCGATATTGGGCTTCCAGGCCGCCATAACGTTCTCAACGTCATGGCGGCGTGCGCCACAGCAGGCGCTGCCGGTGCATCGTCCGAGGCGATGCGCAAGGTGGCACGTACCTTTGCCGGCGTTCCTCACCGTCTTGAATTGGTCCGCGAGGCCAATGGCGTCGTCTGGATCAACGATTCTATTGCCACCACCCCGGAGCGTGCGGCGGCAGCACTGCACAGCTTCGATCAGCCGATCATTCTCTTAGCTGGTGGCCGCGACAAAAAACTCTCCTGGACCGGGTTTTCCAGCCTGGTTCTCCAGAAAGTAAAACACCTGATTCTGTTTGGCGAAGCGGCCGGCCTGATTTGGGAGTCGGTTGTCCATGCCAGACCTGAACCAGATATCGAGATCGTTCGGTGCGAGAACCTGGCCGATGCCGTTGAGGAAGCAGCCCGGGTAGCCAGGCCAGGTGACCTGGTGTTGTTATCTCCAGGCGGCACAAGTTACGATGCCTACAGAGATTTCGAGGCGAGAGGTAACCACTATCGCCGGTTGGTGGCAGCTCTTTAG
- a CDS encoding UDP-N-acetylglucosamine--N-acetylmuramyl-(pentapeptide) pyrophosphoryl-undecaprenol N-acetylglucosamine transferase, which yields MPEQSRESRDDGEADAILYIGIDGGIEEQLARGAGIDFRSIQSGQLRGMVPWTATASLLKMVKGSRQARQQIADFKPDVVFVTGGFVTGPVVWAAWRAGIPVLIYLPDIEPGLAIRRLSRFALSVAVTFPEVAEHFPGKAVVTGYPVRPEILKVARDRMAARHRMGLAGEKPVALVFGGSRGARSINQALAAVLDDLLDRYQVVHITGTLDWQAMQDRIGKLTEAKRQRYHSFPYLHDDMGYALASADLVVARAGASTLGEFPAFGLPSILVPYPYSGQHQDVNADYLVDRGAALKLPDARLEADLLATVVGLLENPEKIRLMGKAAASLAQPDAAGKIAQEIRSLAVGGQ from the coding sequence ATGCCAGAGCAGTCAAGAGAATCCCGCGACGACGGTGAGGCGGACGCGATCCTTTACATTGGCATCGATGGTGGCATCGAAGAGCAGTTGGCCCGCGGGGCCGGCATCGATTTTCGCAGCATTCAGAGTGGCCAACTGAGAGGGATGGTTCCCTGGACTGCGACGGCCAGCCTGTTGAAAATGGTGAAGGGTTCCCGGCAGGCTCGCCAACAGATTGCCGATTTTAAGCCCGATGTCGTTTTTGTAACCGGTGGTTTCGTGACGGGTCCGGTGGTCTGGGCCGCCTGGCGAGCCGGTATTCCGGTTTTGATTTACCTGCCAGATATTGAGCCAGGCCTGGCAATCCGCCGGCTTAGCCGTTTTGCACTGAGTGTGGCGGTCACCTTCCCGGAGGTGGCAGAGCATTTTCCTGGCAAGGCTGTGGTGACAGGCTACCCGGTGCGTCCCGAGATTCTGAAAGTGGCCCGCGATCGGATGGCAGCCAGGCACCGTATGGGACTGGCCGGGGAGAAGCCAGTTGCCCTGGTCTTCGGTGGCAGCCGCGGCGCCCGAAGCATCAATCAGGCCTTGGCCGCAGTCCTGGATGACCTTCTCGATCGTTATCAGGTGGTTCATATTACTGGTACGCTGGATTGGCAAGCTATGCAGGATCGAATCGGAAAGCTGACGGAAGCAAAACGTCAACGCTATCATTCCTTTCCCTATTTGCACGATGACATGGGCTATGCCCTGGCGTCGGCAGATCTGGTAGTGGCGCGGGCGGGCGCTTCGACGCTTGGCGAGTTTCCCGCCTTCGGCCTTCCCAGCATCCTGGTGCCCTATCCCTATTCAGGGCAGCATCAGGATGTCAACGCCGACTATCTGGTTGACCGGGGCGCAGCGCTCAAGCTGCCAGACGCCAGACTTGAGGCCGATCTGTTGGCAACTGTTGTTGGGTTGCTTGAAAATCCGGAGAAGATTCGTTTGATGGGCAAGGCTGCCGCGTCGCTGGCTCAACCTGACGCGGCAGGCAAAATCGCCCAGGAGATACGAAGTTTGGCTGTTGGCGGCCAATAG